Proteins co-encoded in one Vulgatibacter sp. genomic window:
- the rpiB gene encoding ribose 5-phosphate isomerase B, translated as MSTQKKVAIACDHAGTELKKAVAAMLEKRGFAIEDFGTHGNDSVDYPDFASEVSRRVGSGDAAFGLLVCGTGIGMSIVANKYRGVRAALCHTEFEARATRQHNDANVLCLGERVVGLGLGVAIAEAFYDTQFEGGRHMRRVQKIADAEAENSR; from the coding sequence GTGAGCACGCAGAAGAAGGTCGCCATCGCCTGCGATCACGCGGGCACCGAGCTCAAGAAGGCCGTCGCCGCCATGCTCGAGAAGCGTGGCTTCGCCATCGAGGATTTCGGCACCCACGGCAACGACTCGGTCGACTACCCCGACTTCGCGTCGGAGGTCTCCCGCCGGGTCGGGTCCGGCGACGCGGCCTTCGGTCTGCTCGTCTGCGGCACCGGCATCGGCATGTCGATCGTGGCCAACAAATACCGCGGCGTGCGCGCCGCGCTCTGCCACACCGAGTTCGAGGCCCGCGCCACCCGCCAGCACAACGACGCCAACGTGCTCTGCCTCGGCGAGCGCGTGGTCGGTCTTGGCCTCGGTGTCGCCATCGCCGAGGCCTTCTACGACACCCAGTTCGAGGGCGGGCGCCACATGCGCCGCGTCCAGAAAATCGCCGACGCCGAAGCCGAGAATTCGCGCTAG
- the glyA gene encoding serine hydroxymethyltransferase, protein MPTLHDRPLSEVDEAIFALIRKEAHRQAEGLELIASENFVSQAVLDAVGSVLTNKYAEGYPGKRYYGGCEVVDQVEQLAIDRAKQLFGADHANVQPHSGSGANMAAYFAVARPGDKILALDLNSGGHLTHGSKVNFSGKLFDIVPYGLNENETIDYDAVDRLAAEHQPKIIVVGGSAYPRTIDFGRFRKAADSCGAKLVCDIAHIAGLVATGLHPSPVPLAEFVTSTTHKTLRGPRGGLILCKEEYAKALNSQIFPGLQGGPLEHVIAGKAVAFLEALQPDFKTYQQNIVANALALAKGLVDAGLRLVSGGTDNHLMLVDLRPKKTTGKVAEEALGKAGITVNKNMIPNDPEKPMVTSGIRVGTPALTTRGMGVADMAEVASLIGEALDKPEDDAHLGRIRERVFQLSKRFPLYGLP, encoded by the coding sequence ATGCCGACGCTGCACGATCGTCCGCTCTCCGAGGTCGACGAGGCCATCTTCGCGCTCATCCGCAAGGAGGCGCACCGCCAGGCCGAGGGGCTCGAGCTCATCGCCTCCGAGAATTTCGTCTCGCAGGCGGTCCTCGACGCGGTGGGCTCGGTGCTCACCAACAAATACGCGGAAGGCTACCCCGGCAAGCGCTACTACGGCGGTTGCGAGGTGGTCGACCAGGTCGAGCAGCTCGCCATCGACCGGGCGAAGCAGCTCTTCGGCGCAGACCACGCCAACGTGCAGCCGCACTCCGGCTCCGGCGCGAACATGGCCGCCTACTTCGCGGTGGCAAGACCCGGCGACAAGATCCTCGCCCTCGACCTCAACTCCGGCGGGCACCTGACCCACGGCTCGAAGGTCAACTTCTCGGGCAAGCTCTTCGACATCGTTCCCTACGGGCTGAACGAGAACGAGACGATCGACTACGACGCGGTGGACCGCCTCGCCGCGGAGCACCAGCCGAAGATCATCGTGGTGGGCGGCTCCGCCTACCCGCGCACCATCGACTTCGGCCGCTTCCGCAAGGCCGCCGACAGCTGCGGCGCCAAGCTCGTCTGCGACATCGCCCACATCGCGGGCCTCGTCGCCACCGGCCTCCACCCCTCGCCGGTGCCCCTCGCCGAGTTCGTCACCTCGACCACCCACAAGACCCTGCGCGGTCCCCGTGGCGGCCTCATCCTCTGCAAGGAGGAGTACGCGAAGGCGCTCAACTCGCAGATCTTCCCCGGCCTGCAGGGCGGCCCGCTCGAGCACGTGATCGCGGGCAAGGCGGTGGCCTTCCTCGAGGCGCTCCAGCCGGACTTCAAGACCTACCAGCAGAACATCGTCGCCAACGCCCTGGCGCTGGCGAAGGGGCTGGTGGACGCGGGCCTGCGCCTCGTCTCCGGCGGCACCGACAACCACCTGATGCTCGTCGACCTGCGGCCGAAGAAGACCACCGGCAAGGTCGCCGAAGAGGCCCTCGGCAAGGCCGGCATCACCGTGAACAAGAACATGATCCCCAACGACCCGGAGAAGCCGATGGTCACCTCGGGGATCCGTGTCGGCACCCCGGCCCTCACCACCCGCGGCATGGGCGTCGCCGACATGGCGGAGGTCGCCAGCCTCATCGGCGAGGCCCTCGACAAGCCGGAAGACGACGCCCACCTCGGCAGGATCCGCGAGCGGGTCTTCCAGCTCTCGAAGCGCTTCCCCCTCTACGGTCTGCCGTGA
- the nrdR gene encoding transcriptional regulator NrdR, with product MKCPFCGELEDKVIDSRLSQDGGAIRRRRECVGCDRRFTTYERVEEVTPLVVKKDGRREPFDRQKLLAGLQRACVKRPVSAENVDQLVTEVERRLQESGEKEVPSTTIGEMVMERLQPIDDVAYVRFASVYREFHDVTEFMNELSRLQAERKALKA from the coding sequence GTGAAGTGTCCCTTCTGCGGGGAGCTCGAGGACAAGGTCATCGACTCCCGCCTCTCGCAGGATGGTGGCGCGATCCGCCGCCGGCGCGAATGCGTCGGCTGCGATCGCCGCTTCACCACCTACGAGCGGGTCGAGGAGGTCACGCCGCTCGTCGTCAAGAAGGACGGCAGGCGTGAGCCCTTCGATCGGCAGAAGCTGCTGGCAGGCCTGCAGCGGGCCTGCGTGAAGCGTCCGGTGAGCGCGGAGAACGTCGACCAGCTGGTCACCGAGGTCGAGCGCCGGCTCCAGGAGTCCGGCGAGAAGGAGGTCCCCTCCACCACCATCGGCGAGATGGTGATGGAGCGCCTCCAGCCCATCGACGACGTGGCCTACGTGCGCTTCGCCTCGGTCTACCGCGAATTCCACGACGTCACCGAGTTCATGAACGAGCTCTCGCGGCTCCAGGCGGAGCGCAAGGCGCTGAAGGCGTGA
- the ribD gene encoding bifunctional diaminohydroxyphosphoribosylaminopyrimidine deaminase/5-amino-6-(5-phosphoribosylamino)uracil reductase RibD, with protein sequence MNHERFMQRALDEARKGLGRTSPNPPVGAVVVRDGEIVAVGHHERAGGRHAEVVALERAGEKARGADLYVTLEPCNHVGRTGPCAPAVIEAGIARVFVGSPDPNPIVSGRGIRRMRRAGLAVEVGLLRDECDTLIEAWAQFITSGRPFVTLKVASTLDGRIATRTGDSQWITGERARGLVHALRDEVDAVIVGAGTVAADDPRLTARVPGGRDPLRVVLSSRLEVSPRARLFHGASVAKTLVACVSPAPEAEAAALRAAGAEIVECRGVNGRIDLGDLLARLATLGIVHVLVEGGARIFGAFLAAGFCDRLLLHYGPKVFGGGPAWTDEPAVARVADAPGFRFVQVSELGGDLVVEARPVERHPAKRTVRTSVEKADEKQAAGGSTRQIGASAREAAPARRASRRRKPALE encoded by the coding sequence GTGAACCACGAGCGTTTCATGCAGCGCGCCCTCGACGAGGCGCGCAAGGGGCTCGGTCGCACCAGCCCGAACCCGCCGGTCGGGGCGGTGGTGGTGCGCGACGGCGAGATCGTCGCCGTCGGCCACCACGAGCGCGCGGGCGGGAGGCACGCCGAGGTGGTCGCCCTGGAGCGCGCCGGCGAGAAGGCACGCGGCGCCGATCTCTACGTGACCCTCGAGCCGTGCAACCACGTCGGCCGCACCGGGCCCTGTGCCCCTGCGGTGATCGAAGCGGGGATCGCCCGGGTCTTCGTGGGCTCTCCCGATCCCAACCCGATCGTCTCCGGGCGCGGCATCCGCCGGATGCGCCGGGCTGGGCTCGCCGTCGAGGTGGGGCTGCTGCGCGACGAATGCGACACGCTGATCGAGGCGTGGGCGCAGTTCATCACCAGCGGCAGGCCCTTCGTCACCCTCAAGGTGGCCAGCACCCTGGACGGCCGCATCGCCACCCGCACCGGCGACTCCCAGTGGATCACCGGCGAGAGGGCCCGCGGCCTCGTCCACGCGCTCCGCGACGAGGTCGACGCGGTGATCGTCGGCGCCGGCACCGTGGCAGCGGACGATCCGCGCCTCACCGCCCGGGTGCCGGGCGGCAGGGATCCCCTGCGCGTGGTTCTCTCCTCCCGCCTCGAGGTCTCGCCCCGGGCGCGGCTCTTCCACGGTGCGTCCGTTGCGAAGACCCTGGTCGCCTGCGTGAGCCCGGCGCCGGAGGCGGAGGCGGCGGCGCTGCGTGCAGCAGGCGCCGAGATCGTCGAGTGCCGGGGCGTCAACGGCCGCATCGATCTGGGCGATCTGCTCGCCCGCCTCGCGACCCTCGGCATCGTGCACGTGCTGGTGGAAGGGGGGGCGCGGATCTTCGGCGCCTTCCTCGCCGCCGGCTTCTGCGATCGGCTGCTCCTCCACTACGGCCCGAAGGTCTTCGGCGGCGGCCCCGCGTGGACCGACGAGCCGGCGGTGGCGCGGGTCGCCGACGCGCCGGGTTTCCGCTTCGTCCAGGTGAGCGAGCTCGGTGGCGATCTCGTGGTCGAGGCCCGGCCCGTCGAGCGGCACCCCGCGAAACGGACGGTCCGGACGAGCGTCGAGAAGGCGGACGAGAAGCAGGCCGCTGGCGGTTCCACCAGGCAGATCGGCGCCAGCGCCAGGGAAGCGGCGCCCGCTCGCCGGGCGAGCAGGCGTCGCAAGCCGGCGCTGGAGTAG
- a CDS encoding riboflavin synthase, with protein sequence MFTGLIQDIGEVAALEQGAARTRLTVRTSKLPAGKLAHGESIACDGCCLSVVDQAPGQFTVEVSPETLSRSSLGSWKVGTRINLERALALGDRLGGHLVLGHVDGVGRIVEKTPAGDFLTLWFEAPEAVEPWLIEKGSVAIDGVSLTVNEIRGDRFSVMLIPETQSATALAGKSVGAQVNLEGDVIGKYVARLLTRRGGAGGGRIDEAFLKEHGFA encoded by the coding sequence ATGTTCACCGGGTTGATCCAGGACATCGGCGAGGTCGCCGCCCTCGAGCAGGGCGCCGCCCGTACCCGCCTCACCGTGCGGACTTCGAAGCTGCCTGCGGGGAAGCTCGCCCACGGCGAGTCGATCGCCTGCGATGGCTGCTGCCTCTCCGTCGTCGACCAGGCCCCCGGGCAGTTCACGGTGGAGGTCTCGCCCGAGACCCTCTCGCGGAGCTCGCTCGGCAGCTGGAAGGTCGGGACCCGCATCAACCTCGAGCGCGCGCTGGCGTTGGGCGACAGGCTGGGGGGGCACCTCGTCCTCGGCCACGTCGACGGGGTCGGTCGCATCGTGGAGAAGACGCCGGCCGGCGACTTCCTCACCCTCTGGTTCGAGGCGCCGGAGGCGGTGGAGCCCTGGCTCATCGAGAAGGGATCGGTCGCCATCGACGGCGTCTCGCTCACGGTGAACGAGATCCGCGGCGACCGCTTCTCGGTCATGCTCATCCCGGAGACGCAGTCGGCGACGGCGCTAGCTGGGAAGAGTGTGGGGGCGCAGGTCAATCTCGAGGGGGACGTGATCGGAAAGTACGTCGCCCGTCTCCTCACGCGCCGCGGCGGCGCCGGCGGGGGACGGATCGACGAAGCCTTCCTGAAAGAGCACGGTTTCGCGTGA
- the ribB gene encoding 3,4-dihydroxy-2-butanone-4-phosphate synthase → MSTRGKKALSYVEKVERAIAEIRAGKMIILVDDEDRENEGDLCMAAEKVTPEAVNFMAREGRGLICLTLEEEAIKRLNLPMMVASNESPFQTGFTVSIEAARGVTTGISAHDRAHTILTAVADDARPEDLVRPGHIFPLRARNGGVLTRTGQTEGSVDLSRLAGLKPAGVICEIMNDDGTMARMPDLERFAEKHGLVICSIADLIRYRLERERLVRRVGEETVEIRDVGAFRGIAYQLPEDPRTHVALVRGDVRGLDPVLVRVHGSCAVGDLFGSSACTCGAQLRQALKQIAEAERGVLVYLQQQGKGGASVLKCARMAPVEVDDGKSTGSFRDYGLGAQILSDLGIRKLELLTNTPKRLVGLEGYGLEVVGRVGIDVDGAPAEARRGAKRGSGAATQRTGKAAGGTRAAAKVARAGKAKAKTKTKGTK, encoded by the coding sequence GTGAGCACCCGAGGCAAGAAGGCCCTCTCCTACGTCGAGAAGGTGGAACGGGCGATCGCCGAGATCCGCGCGGGCAAGATGATCATCCTCGTCGACGACGAGGATCGCGAGAACGAGGGCGACCTCTGCATGGCCGCCGAGAAGGTCACGCCGGAGGCGGTGAACTTCATGGCCCGCGAGGGCCGCGGCCTGATCTGCCTCACCCTCGAGGAGGAGGCGATCAAGCGGCTCAACCTGCCGATGATGGTCGCCTCCAACGAGTCGCCCTTCCAGACGGGTTTCACCGTCTCGATCGAGGCGGCCCGCGGCGTGACCACCGGCATCTCCGCCCACGATCGCGCCCACACCATCCTCACCGCCGTCGCCGACGACGCGCGCCCCGAGGACCTGGTCCGGCCGGGGCACATCTTCCCCTTGCGCGCCCGCAACGGCGGCGTGCTCACCCGCACCGGGCAGACCGAGGGCTCGGTCGATCTCTCCCGGCTCGCCGGGCTCAAGCCCGCCGGCGTGATCTGCGAGATCATGAACGACGACGGCACCATGGCCCGGATGCCGGACCTCGAGAGGTTCGCGGAGAAGCACGGCCTGGTGATCTGCTCCATCGCCGATCTCATCCGCTACCGCCTCGAGCGCGAGCGGCTGGTGCGGCGGGTCGGCGAGGAGACCGTGGAGATCCGGGACGTCGGCGCCTTCCGTGGCATCGCCTACCAGCTCCCCGAAGATCCCCGCACCCACGTGGCGCTCGTCCGCGGCGACGTGCGCGGCCTCGATCCGGTGCTGGTTCGCGTGCACGGCTCCTGCGCCGTCGGCGACCTCTTCGGATCGAGCGCCTGCACCTGCGGCGCGCAGCTGCGGCAGGCGCTGAAGCAGATCGCCGAGGCGGAGCGCGGCGTGCTCGTCTACCTGCAGCAGCAGGGCAAGGGCGGCGCCAGCGTGCTCAAGTGCGCGCGCATGGCGCCGGTGGAGGTCGACGACGGCAAGAGCACCGGCTCCTTCCGCGACTACGGCCTCGGCGCCCAGATCCTCTCCGATCTCGGGATCCGCAAGCTCGAGCTCCTCACCAACACGCCGAAGCGGCTGGTGGGCCTCGAGGGCTACGGCCTCGAGGTGGTCGGCAGGGTGGGCATCGACGTCGACGGCGCACCTGCGGAGGCGCGCCGGGGTGCAAAGCGTGGTAGCGGTGCTGCGACGCAGCGCACCGGCAAGGCAGCCGGCGGGACGCGCGCCGCCGCGAAGGTCGCCCGGGCCGGCAAGGCGAAGGCGAAGACGAAGACGAAGGGAACGAAGTGA
- the ribE gene encoding 6,7-dimethyl-8-ribityllumazine synthase encodes MRSYEGKLVATGMRVAICVARFNAFITERLLEGAVDTLRRHGADEAQIHVYRCSGTFELPPVVKRVAMSGRYDAVIALGAVIRGGTPHFEYVAGECAKGIGQVSMQADCAVAFGVLTTDNVEQAIERAGTKAGNKGAEAALAAIEQVSLFRAIGQEE; translated from the coding sequence ATGCGGAGCTACGAAGGAAAGCTGGTGGCGACCGGAATGCGGGTGGCCATCTGCGTCGCGCGGTTCAACGCCTTCATCACCGAGCGCCTCCTCGAGGGCGCCGTCGACACCCTCCGCCGCCACGGCGCCGACGAGGCGCAGATCCACGTCTATCGCTGCTCCGGCACCTTCGAGCTCCCGCCGGTGGTGAAGCGCGTGGCGATGTCGGGCAGGTACGACGCGGTGATCGCGCTCGGCGCGGTGATCCGAGGCGGCACGCCGCATTTCGAGTACGTCGCCGGCGAGTGCGCCAAGGGGATCGGCCAGGTCTCGATGCAGGCCGACTGCGCCGTCGCGTTCGGCGTGCTCACCACCGACAACGTCGAGCAGGCGATCGAGCGCGCCGGCACCAAGGCTGGCAACAAGGGCGCCGAGGCCGCCCTCGCCGCGATCGAGCAGGTGTCGCTCTTCCGCGCCATCGGGCAGGAGGAGTAG
- the nusB gene encoding transcription antitermination factor NusB produces MATQQRHTGRERAVQALFSLENATPDDVGLGLEHFWASLDEETGAGARDFAEKLVRGVVVHRSELDDAIQAQSENWRLERMARVDRNVLRLGLYELLHTETPARVVINEAVEVARTFGGENSPSFVNGLLDKLARAHGKL; encoded by the coding sequence ATGGCGACGCAGCAGCGGCACACCGGTCGCGAGCGCGCGGTGCAGGCGCTCTTCTCTCTCGAGAACGCCACCCCCGACGACGTGGGGCTGGGGCTCGAGCATTTCTGGGCCTCCCTCGACGAGGAGACGGGAGCAGGCGCCCGCGACTTCGCGGAGAAGCTGGTCCGCGGCGTGGTCGTCCACCGGAGCGAGCTCGACGACGCGATCCAGGCGCAGAGCGAGAATTGGCGCCTCGAGCGCATGGCGCGCGTGGACCGCAACGTCCTCCGCCTCGGGCTCTACGAGCTCCTCCACACCGAGACCCCGGCCCGCGTGGTGATCAACGAGGCGGTCGAGGTGGCGCGCACCTTCGGCGGGGAGAACTCCCCCTCGTTCGTCAACGGCCTGCTCGACAAGCTCGCCCGCGCGCACGGCAAGCTGTAG
- a CDS encoding M17 family peptidase N-terminal domain-containing protein produces MKKGLQLGTAPLSLDGLDGLGVPDLVAFVAEDERPLRGLAGLVDWRLCGALTRQVKAEHFAGRAGDALLTVSGGRLPAGRIFLFGVGPSASVVKGRPGAWLHEALDAVARAGGMRIALALPAWGDVPVNVLARALTEAARDAGLEQVVLLHGDERAADRALAVAAETFPGVSLRA; encoded by the coding sequence GTGAAGAAAGGCCTGCAGCTCGGCACCGCACCGCTCTCGCTCGACGGGCTCGACGGCCTGGGCGTCCCCGATCTCGTCGCCTTCGTGGCCGAGGACGAGCGGCCGCTGCGGGGACTCGCCGGGCTGGTCGACTGGCGGCTCTGCGGCGCGCTCACCCGGCAGGTGAAGGCGGAGCATTTCGCCGGCAGGGCCGGCGACGCGCTCCTCACCGTGAGCGGCGGCAGGCTTCCCGCTGGGCGGATCTTCCTCTTCGGGGTGGGGCCTTCCGCCAGCGTGGTGAAGGGCCGTCCGGGCGCGTGGCTCCACGAAGCACTGGATGCGGTGGCCCGTGCCGGCGGCATGCGGATCGCCCTGGCGCTGCCAGCCTGGGGCGACGTGCCCGTGAACGTGCTGGCCCGGGCGCTCACCGAGGCGGCGCGGGACGCGGGGCTCGAGCAGGTGGTGCTCCTCCACGGCGACGAGCGGGCAGCCGACCGGGCCCTCGCCGTGGCGGCGGAGACCTTCCCCGGCGTTTCGCTCCGGGCCTGA
- a CDS encoding ATP-binding protein, whose translation MTTPSARTSEIQAEARALAAALSRALLAGEEAQGQAVNGLFRTAHSLKGVAGLLGAQDASRVAHAIEDVFDELRHCRARLVPGLRAALLDAVERCVLLLDGPDGAEAARLCTRLRTLLAEAAVEEGGDAIDSLELPPVVAEALTDYEKARLRESLRLGRLVHRVTAGFGLDDFDTGLEEIQRRVSTSGELIATLPASTEAEISFELVVATSHDAAALGGILAGLPLRIEPVARAPRSAPAAVAGDPEEGQEQRVRVSLAALRSLEASVRAVEAQLPPDPDPALLAAIRHLHRETWRIGHVPAADLAAQVEQRIAAVATAWGRQVAFRAEGAGVEIDVATAEALAEPLLHLVRNAIDHGIEAPGERLRLGKPTIGTIRLSFREAEGRLVVRLADDGAGIDATRVAAAARTLLGVERVAAMDHEALLQLVFFPGVSTAGQGGRSGRGVGLDVVQTAVLRLGGTAHVASTPGEATAFTLSLPVPA comes from the coding sequence ATGACCACGCCGTCCGCACGCACCAGCGAGATCCAGGCGGAGGCCCGCGCGCTGGCTGCGGCGCTCTCGCGGGCGCTGCTCGCCGGCGAGGAGGCGCAGGGGCAGGCGGTCAACGGCCTCTTCCGAACCGCCCACTCGCTCAAGGGCGTCGCCGGATTGCTCGGCGCGCAAGACGCGAGCCGCGTCGCCCATGCGATCGAGGACGTCTTCGACGAGCTGCGCCACTGCAGGGCGAGGCTCGTTCCCGGTTTGCGCGCCGCGCTCCTCGACGCCGTCGAGCGCTGCGTGCTCCTTCTCGACGGGCCCGACGGGGCGGAAGCCGCGCGCCTCTGCACGAGGCTCCGGACGCTGCTCGCCGAAGCAGCGGTGGAGGAGGGGGGCGACGCGATCGACTCCCTGGAGCTGCCGCCGGTCGTCGCCGAAGCCCTCACCGACTACGAGAAGGCGCGCCTGCGGGAGAGCCTGCGGCTGGGACGGCTCGTCCACCGGGTGACCGCGGGCTTCGGGCTCGACGACTTCGACACGGGGCTCGAGGAGATCCAGCGCCGCGTCTCCACCAGCGGCGAGCTCATCGCCACGCTCCCTGCCAGCACCGAGGCGGAGATCTCCTTCGAGCTGGTGGTGGCGACCTCCCACGACGCAGCCGCGCTCGGCGGGATCCTCGCCGGGCTGCCCCTGCGGATCGAGCCGGTGGCCCGCGCGCCACGCTCGGCGCCTGCGGCGGTGGCGGGCGACCCGGAGGAAGGGCAGGAGCAACGGGTCCGCGTCTCCCTCGCGGCGCTGCGCTCGCTGGAGGCCTCGGTCCGCGCGGTGGAAGCGCAGCTTCCGCCCGATCCCGATCCTGCGCTGCTGGCAGCCATCCGCCACCTCCATCGGGAGACCTGGCGCATCGGCCACGTCCCCGCTGCGGACCTCGCCGCGCAGGTGGAGCAGCGGATCGCCGCCGTCGCCACCGCCTGGGGCAGGCAGGTCGCCTTCCGGGCGGAGGGCGCCGGGGTCGAGATCGACGTGGCCACGGCGGAGGCGCTGGCGGAGCCGCTGCTCCACCTCGTGCGCAACGCCATCGACCACGGCATCGAGGCGCCGGGCGAAAGGCTGCGCCTCGGCAAGCCGACGATCGGGACGATCCGGCTCTCGTTCCGCGAGGCGGAGGGGCGCCTCGTCGTCCGCCTCGCCGACGACGGCGCGGGGATCGACGCGACGCGGGTGGCCGCAGCGGCCCGGACGCTTCTCGGCGTCGAACGTGTCGCCGCGATGGACCACGAGGCGCTGCTCCAGCTCGTCTTCTTCCCCGGCGTCAGCACCGCGGGGCAGGGTGGGCGTTCGGGCCGGGGCGTCGGGCTCGACGTGGTGCAGACCGCGGTGCTGCGCCTCGGTGGCACGGCGCACGTGGCCAGCACGCCAGGCGAGGCGACGGCCTTCACCCTCTCGCTCCCGGTGCCGGCCTAA
- a CDS encoding MATE family efflux transporter — protein METTSASPGSLAWEERPTRAIVRLSAPVVVSMLSYSAMTLVDTLFVGRLGAAALAGVGLGSLIAFGLACFSIGLLRSIKILVSQAAGAGRREAAPDVLGAGLVLALVLGLLTAVFGVLVAPLAASLAGGGAAGSAASSYLVVRVLGTPLVLAYTALRETRYGLGDSRSPMVASLAANVANVGLDALFLLVLDLGVVGAALATNVACLIEAGLIALSQRKDGFRFGAVRRYLRPLFSLGLPAGLQFLLEVGSFTLLGAMIARMGEMQMAAHQIAVQVLHFVFLPAFAIAEGASVLAGQAIGAGRRHLVVPVAVRAFGVAGSYAVICGAIFLAGGRWILSLFSADGALLAVAFQLLAVGAVMQVFDAANIVARGVLRGTSDVRIPALAGILTAWLATPPLAWFFGIHLGLGAVGGWIGLCVEILAGALFFWGRLWLRHRAPAPQLVPAPAA, from the coding sequence ATGGAAACCACCTCCGCCAGCCCCGGCTCCCTCGCGTGGGAGGAGCGCCCGACCCGCGCGATCGTCCGCCTCTCGGCGCCGGTCGTCGTCTCGATGCTCTCCTACAGCGCGATGACGCTGGTCGACACGCTCTTCGTCGGCCGCCTCGGCGCAGCTGCGCTGGCTGGCGTGGGGCTCGGCAGCTTGATCGCCTTCGGGCTCGCCTGCTTCTCGATCGGCCTGCTCCGCAGCATCAAGATCCTCGTCTCGCAGGCAGCCGGCGCAGGCCGGCGCGAGGCGGCCCCCGACGTCCTCGGCGCAGGCCTCGTGCTCGCGCTCGTCCTCGGGCTGCTCACCGCGGTGTTCGGCGTCCTCGTCGCGCCGCTCGCAGCCAGCCTCGCGGGCGGCGGCGCCGCCGGCAGCGCGGCCTCCTCCTACCTCGTCGTTCGCGTGCTCGGCACGCCCCTCGTCCTCGCCTACACCGCCCTGCGCGAGACCCGCTACGGCCTGGGGGATTCGCGCTCGCCGATGGTGGCCTCGCTGGCGGCCAACGTCGCCAACGTCGGCCTCGACGCCCTCTTCCTCCTCGTCCTCGACCTGGGCGTCGTCGGCGCCGCGCTGGCGACCAACGTCGCCTGCCTGATCGAGGCCGGGCTCATCGCCCTCTCCCAGCGGAAGGACGGCTTCCGCTTCGGCGCGGTGCGCCGCTACCTGCGCCCGCTCTTCTCCCTCGGCCTTCCCGCCGGCCTGCAATTTCTGCTCGAGGTGGGATCCTTCACCCTGCTCGGCGCGATGATCGCGCGCATGGGCGAGATGCAGATGGCGGCCCACCAGATCGCGGTGCAGGTCCTCCACTTCGTCTTCCTGCCGGCCTTCGCCATCGCCGAGGGCGCGTCGGTCCTCGCCGGCCAGGCGATCGGCGCCGGACGGCGCCACCTGGTCGTGCCGGTGGCGGTTCGCGCCTTCGGCGTGGCAGGGAGCTACGCCGTGATCTGTGGCGCGATCTTCCTCGCTGGCGGGCGCTGGATCCTCTCGCTTTTCAGCGCCGACGGGGCGCTGCTCGCCGTCGCCTTCCAGCTCCTCGCGGTGGGCGCGGTGATGCAGGTCTTCGACGCGGCGAACATCGTCGCCCGCGGCGTGCTGCGCGGGACCAGCGACGTCCGGATCCCGGCGCTCGCCGGCATCCTCACCGCCTGGCTCGCCACCCCGCCCCTCGCGTGGTTCTTCGGCATCCACCTCGGCCTGGGTGCGGTGGGCGGCTGGATCGGCCTCTGCGTCGAGATCCTGGCGGGCGCGCTCTTCTTCTGGGGCCGACTCTGGCTGCGCCACCGTGCCCCGGCGCCGCAGCTGGTGCCGGCGCCTGCAGCTTAG